DNA from Actinoplanes sp. SE50/110:
ACACGTCGGTGCGCGGGACGCCGGCGGGTGGTTCGCGGCGGGTGAAGGCGACCAGCCCGGAGTCCACGTTGGGGACCGGCCAGAACACCGCGGGGGGCACCTTGCCGGCGGATCTGGCCTCGGCGTACCAGGCGAGTTTGACCGAGGGGACGCCGTACACCTTGGAGCCCGGACCGGCGACCAGCCGGTCGGCGACCTCCTTCTGCACCATGACCAGGCCGCCGCGCAGGGTGGGCAGTTCGGCGAGCAGGTGCAGCACGACCGGGACGGCGACGTTGTAGGGCAGGTTGGCGACCAACATGGTGGGTGCCGGGTCGAACCGGTCGCCGGTGACCTTGAGCGCGTCGGCCGGGTGGACGGTGAGGTGGGCGGCGGTGACCGTGGCGGGCAGGGCGGCGGCCAGGGTGGGGTCGATCTCGACGGCGTGCACGTGGGCGACGGCG
Protein-coding regions in this window:
- the rsmA gene encoding 16S rRNA (adenine(1518)-N(6)/adenine(1519)-N(6))-dimethyltransferase RsmA, yielding MADALLGPAEIRELAARLGVAPTKKLGQNFLHDPNTIRRIVAAAALRPDDVALEVGPGLGSLTLGLAGAVAHVHAVEIDPTLAAALPATVTAAHLTVHPADALKVTGDRFDPAPTMLVANLPYNVAVPVVLHLLAELPTLRGGLVMVQKEVADRLVAGPGSKVYGVPSVKLAWYAEARSAGKVPPAVFWPVPNVDSGLVAFTRREPPAGVPRTDVFTVVDAAFAQRRKTLRAALAGWAGGAATAEQILRRAGINPQARGESLTVGEFAAIAAAAKTSEHGGKLSPSGAQPEEAQA